GTCAACGTACTCCTTCATGACGGCGTTCACCGCGTGGTCCAGTCCGAGGGACTCGGTGAGCTGGAAGGCAGTCTGGTCGGCACCGGTGAAGTACAGGCGGGCGAAGAGCCCGGCGACCAGCAGCGTGGCACCCCAGAACGCCAGGCCGCTCCCCACCCGCTGGGCCAGGGCGATGAAGGCGGGGAAGAGCAGCACCGCCCCCAGCGCGAAGACCGCGTAGGAGAGCGTGAGCAGGCCGGGTTCTGAGGTGTAGGCGAGGAACTGGCCGTAGGCGGCGAACGGCTTCGTCTCGGCCCACGCCTGCTGCTGAGGGGTGAGGGTGGTGGTCGAGCTCAGGTAGCGCAGCAGGTACCCGGCGCACATGACCACCGGCCCCAGAATGAGCGTCGCACCGCCGATCCACCGTCCGGGGAAGTGTGTGTTCATGGGAGCGAGCCTGTCGCGGATGAGCCGGGTGGATCATCCGCCGATCGTCAGCTCGTACACCTGACGAAAGTCAGGGCGGCACGGGTCCGCCCTCAAGAACGCGAAACTCTCTGGCCGCCGTCGATCCGCCCGAAGGGGGACGGGCCAGGACCCGAACATCACCTGATCACCGACGCCACCGGCATCCCCCTCGCCTGGTCCGCGCACTGCAGAACACGACCCTCACGTCATTTCAGGCCGTCGAGGAACGTCTTGGCAACCTTCGTCAGGGCCGGTTGTGCGACTGCCGACTCGAAGAACGGTGCCCGGTAGCCGGCGGCGTCGACGAGGCCGCCTCCGGTCGTCGTCCCCCGGAAAGTGACCTCGACCGTCCGGTCACCGACCAGGACCTTGATGAGGATCTCCCTCATGGGGGGCGCGCTCTTGTCGTAACGCTTGGTGGTGCTGGAGACCACGACGAATGCCTTCTCGCCGAGCCCGGAGAGCTCCTGGCGGGGTTCGTAGACAACGTGGAGGCGATCGTCGGTGAGGCCACCCTTGTCGTGGTAGCGGTCGTACTTCTTGGCATCGCGATCGAACTGGAACGTCGATCCGGTGTCGCCGCCACCCCAGTCGACCACGCGGAAGCCCAGTTCGCCGCCGCGTGCGGTGAACTCCTGCCCAGGTCGGTGCTTGACGACCTCCTTGACCGACCAGGTGCAGGTGGTCTGCTCGATGCGGCCGTCACTGGTGCTGACGGACGGTCCGCCGGCGGCGGGGAAGAACGCCGACTCGATCTGTTTGGCGGTGACGATGCCGCAGGGCCCGGTGAGCTTCACCTTGTCGGCGCTCTTGGCCATCTCCGCCGTGATGAGCTCGGCGACCTTCCCGGCCGTGACCCTCGTCTCGTCTCCGGAAGGGTACTTGGCGCCGGTCCGGTTGTCGCCGCCGTAGGTGACCTTGATCTGCCAGGGCCCCTGCCGGACGAACACCTCCGTTTTGAGGCCGCTCATCCCGATCGAGCTCTGGCTGTAGGAGGCGTCGCCGTACTTCAGCGCCTTGAGCTCGCCGAACGCCGAGCCTGAGGTCCTGCCGTCGATCCGCTTGCCATTCCGGACGTTCACCCGCCGCTCGTGCGCCTTCTTGTCCTGGTCGAAGCGGTCCGTGGCGTATTCGACGGCGTTGCGCGTCTCTGCGCTCTTGGCTGCCACGGAGATGCTCAGCGCGCGATAGCCGAGGACGCCGTTGCCGACGTCCATCTTGCTGTTTGTCCAGCTGCAGGCCGCCCGCTTCTCGGTGTCGGTGGCGGCCCCAGTGGATGCGTCCCTCCCGCCGTATTCGGCATCGGCGACCAGGCTCCTACGGAGATCGTCCGGTACGGCAGCGCAAAGCTGGTCGCCGGTGATCGTTCGGAGTTTCACCGCCTCGGTGGTCTTCGCCTCCTTGGCCGTGGCCGACCGGACCGGATTGCCCCGGTCGGAGGTCGGGCCGGCGGGCGGGCCGGCTTCGTCACGGCTCAGGAGCAGCCAGCCCCCTGCCAGTCCGCCGATCAGGACGACGCTGACCACGGCGACGACGACGGCGATCAGCGGCCCCTTCCCCCCACTTCCGTTGCCGTTTCGCTGGGGAGAAGGCCACTGCCCTCCGGGGCCGCCCTGCGGGTGGGGCTGCTGCCCGCCTGGACCGGGAGGCCACCGTACGCCCGATCCTGTTCCGCCTGGTGCCGGTCCGCCCTGTGCGGGAGGTGGAAGGCCGCCGGGAGGCCAGGCCTGCGCGCCGTGCTGGCTGCCCGGATACCCGGACGCGCCGGGTCCGTGGGATGGCGGGTAGGGGGTGGACATCGGCGAACCTCCAGAGCGGACGAGCCTACCGCCCCTGACATGGCAGGCATTCGGCAAGAAGGCGTGCTTCGCCCCTTTGCGCCCTGGATGCGAGCCTACGGATGGCAGGAACGCGGGCTTGTCAGGTGAACGCCTGTCACTGTGGTTACGGTTCGGTCAACCGTTAGGCGTTCGTCCGAACGAAATCGGTGGGGCGAGGGACGCCGCACGCTGCTCACCGGGCTACGCCGTGCGGAAGCCCGCGCTGTCAGCTTGGGAATGATCTTGAGACGCTGACCTGCGAACAAAAGGTCGAGGTCAGATCGGGTCGAGCTTCTGTGTTGTGGCATTGTCGACCGATGCTGGCAGCATGCAGCTTTATGGACGTGGACGACTCTTGGCTCACCCTCCAGCGGTCCCCACGCGCGGAGTGCAGATCATGACCGAAGATGAGATCTTCGAAGCGATACGGTCGAACGCTGGGCCCGATGTACTACCGGTGGCCTCGTTCGAGGTGGTCGCTGAGGCTGAAGAGGCCATTGGTTACCCGCTCCCTTCGCTGCTACGGCAGTTGTATCTGGAGGTGGGAAACGGAGGTTTCGGTCCCCGGGGTGGCATCATCGGTGTACGGGGCTACGACTTCTGGGGAAGCGATATCTTCGCGGACATCACCGAATCGGCTGTCTCGTTTAGAACCGAGTCCTACGGACGTCGGGCGGGCATGATCCAGTTGCTGGACTGGGGGTGTGCAATCGCGTCAGTGCTGGATTGCCGTGATCCTGAGGGCGCCATGTGGGGATGGGATCCCAACCTGTGCTGCTTGGATCACGCGCTCTTTCCTCAGGACATCACCTTCGCGTCGTGGCTCGCGGAGTCGATTGGCCGGGACTTCGCCGATCCCTTCTATGACGGCTACTTCGAGGTCTCGTCGCAAGATGAGGCAGTGAGCGCCATCGGTGAAGAGGAGGAATCGTGCATGTGGTTGCCACCTGTCTGGGTGAAAGGCAGGAAGGCCGGCGTCTGGGAGCGCCGTCACCGGTCCGGATGCTGACGGGTTGGAGTTCGACCCGACCGCGCCGCAATCGAGCTGCTCTTCAAGCCCGTCCGCCAGATCAACCTTCCGGTGATGATGGACGGTGGTCTTGTCATCGGTATCGGGGATCCGAGCGGCAAAGTGGATGCTGTGACCTTCGCTGTCGGCAACGCTCACTTCTCCGGCCAGGTCGTCGCTGGCTACCTCTTCCTGCGTCAAGAAGAGCGATCAAAATACAGCCCGTTCGCCCTCTTCCATGGCTACCTGCGAAGTGAGTTCACGCGTTGACGACGCATACGCTCGCGCCCTGATCATGGCGGGTGGGATGGATCAGGCTTCCACCTCTGCCACCTGCGGCCCTGCGTACGTGCTTCGGCGATCACCGGAGTCGGAGTGCCCCGCAGGAGGCGTGATCGTTGCGGGTCGTCATCCGGCATGTGGGACGCTTGGCCGTCAAATGCCAGGCAGTGCGGCCTCGATGAGAAAGCGGTGGTTACGAGCGGTGAATGCTCCCTCTGAGCAGATGCGCTCATGGAGACTCCGTAGCGGCCGCTCATAGCGTTTGAGATCGAAGTCGCGAATGTGCCACGGGACGGCTCGTAGGTGGAAGACCACGGCACCTATGTCATGGAAGACGTAGTCGATCATCTCTTCGCGAGCGTCCAGGACCCGAAACCCGTAGCGGCGAAGGCGATCTACTGCGACGGCCAGCGTCCATGCCTCTGGATCGGGGTAAGGCGCGCCAAGGGCGATGTTCAGCTCCACATCATTGCGGGTGCCGACTTGTTGGGTGAGAAGTCGGCCGCCGGGGGTGAGAACTCGGGCGACCTCGGCAGCGTTCAACGCGCCGTGCCTGTTGAGCACGAGATCGAAGGTGGCTTCGCTCA
The Nonomuraea muscovyensis genome window above contains:
- a CDS encoding SMI1/KNR4 family protein, giving the protein MTEDEIFEAIRSNAGPDVLPVASFEVVAEAEEAIGYPLPSLLRQLYLEVGNGGFGPRGGIIGVRGYDFWGSDIFADITESAVSFRTESYGRRAGMIQLLDWGCAIASVLDCRDPEGAMWGWDPNLCCLDHALFPQDITFASWLAESIGRDFADPFYDGYFEVSSQDEAVSAIGEEEESCMWLPPVWVKGRKAGVWERRHRSGC
- a CDS encoding class I SAM-dependent methyltransferase — its product is MLSYNDLVEQALHASLRGWDFSWLCDRTSGGDPSWRYTERASALLSAAPRLLDQDTGGGEVLASLAPLPRHTVAMEAWQPNIPIAAKRLRPLNATVLGGTADAIPMSEATFDLVLNRHGALNAAEVARVLTPGGRLLTQQVGTRNDVELNIALGAPYPDPEAWTLAVAVDRLRRYGFRVLDAREEMIDYVFHDIGAVVFHLRAVPWHIRDFDLKRYERPLRSLHERICSEGAFTARNHRFLIEAALPGI